In a genomic window of Ranitomeya imitator isolate aRanImi1 chromosome 5, aRanImi1.pri, whole genome shotgun sequence:
- the TMEM229B gene encoding transmembrane protein 229B produces MSFSTKTMTVQKQKSAHLSGLWRWYIYAIHGLLCEILFTATWDLAATSSWKLIGVSSIWAIFIYGTAIFVIEKMSLYLDGKCHLLIRCLLYTLWTYAWEFSTGFLLKLFNSCPWDYSHFSGNFMGLITMEYAIPWYFGCIIAEQVVIKNTLRLKFLKNCQKKCKDQ; encoded by the coding sequence ATGTCATTTTCCACCAAAACAATGACAGTCCAGAAGCAGAAATCCGCACATCTCAGTGGACTCTGGCGTTGGTACATATATGCAATCCATGGACTTTTATGTGAAATATTGTTTACAGCAACCTGGGATTTGGCTGCCACCTCCAGCTGGAAACTGATCGGTGTCAGCAGTATTTGGGCGATTTTTATATATGGAACTGCAATATTCGTCATAGAGAAAATGTCACTCTATCTGGATGGAAAATGTCATCTTCTTATTAGATGTCTCCTATACACTCTCTGGACATATGCCTGGGAGTTCTCCACTGGTTTTCTACTAAAGTTATTTAATTCCTGTCCTTGGGATTACTCTCATTTCAGTGGAAACTTTATGGGGCTCATTACTATGGAGTATGCAATACCTTGGTATTTTGGCTGCATAATAGCCGAACAAGTGGTGATCAAAAATACACTTAGACTAAAATTCCTCAAGAATTGCCAGAAAAAATGCAAAGACCA